The proteins below come from a single Malus sylvestris chromosome 3, drMalSylv7.2, whole genome shotgun sequence genomic window:
- the LOC126615787 gene encoding gibberellin receptor GID1B-like has translation MAGSNEVSVNESKKVVPLNTWVLISNFKLAYNLLRRADGTFNRELAEFLERKVPANVTPVDGVFSFDHVDTATGLLNRVYKFAPKNESQWGISDLEQPLSTTKVVPVILFFHGGSFTHSSANSAIYDTFCRRLVNTCKAVVVSVNYRRSPEHRYPCAYEDGWAALKWVKSRRWLQSGKGKNSKVHVYLAGDSSGGNIAHHVAVKAAEAEVEVLGNILLHPMFGGQKRTETEKRLDGKYFVTIQDRDWYWRAFLPEGEDRDHPACHVFGPRDKSLEGLKFPKSLVVVAGFDLMQDWQLAYVEGLKNAGQDVKLRFLKQATIGFYFLPNNEHFYCLMEEVKSFVNPDC, from the exons ATGGCTGGTAGTAATGAAGTCAGCGTCAATGAATCCAAG AAAGTTGTTCCGCTCAACACATGGGTACTAATCTCCAATTTCAAGCTAGCTTACAACCTCCTCCGCCGCGCTGACGGAACGTTCAACCGCGAGCTGGCGGAGTTCCTCGAACGGAAAGTCCCCGCCAACGTAACTCCGGTTGACGGGGTTTTCTCGTTTGATCACGTCGACACAGCCACCGGCCTCCTCAACCGTGTTTATAAATTTGCCCCCAAAAACGAGTCGCAATGGGGCATTTCGGATCTTGAGCAGCCCTTGAGCACCACCAAGGTCGTCCCGGTCATACTCTTCTTCCACGGCGGAAGCTTCACACATTCCTCCGCCAACAGCGCCATCTACGACACCTTCTGCCGCCGCCTTGTCAACACTTGCAAGGCTGTTGTAGTCTCTGTAAACTACCGCCGTTCGCCTGAACATCGGTATCCTTGTGCTTATGAAGACGGATGGGCGGCTCTCAAGTGGGTGAAATCGAGAAGGTGGCTGCAGAGCGGGAAgggtaagaactcgaaagttcaCGTTTACCTAGCTGGAGACAGCTCGGGCGGCAACATTGCTCACCACGTCGCAGTCAAGGCGGCAGAAGCGGAGGTTGAGGTGCTCGGAAACATCCTTCTCCACCCGATGTTTGGGGGGCAGAAGAGAACAGAAACAGAGAAGAGATTGGATGGGAAGTACTTCGTAACAATACAAGACCGTGATTGGTACTGGCGGGCATTTCTGCCAGAAGGCGAAGACAGAGATCATCCGGCGTGTCACGTTTTCGGCCCGAGGGACAAGAGCCTCGAGGGCTTGAAATTTCCCAAGAGTCTTGTTGTTGTGGCCGGTTTCGATCTCATGCAAGATTGGCAATTGGCTTATGTGGAAGGGCTTAAAAACGCAGGGCAGGATGTGAAGCTTCGGTTCTTAAAGCAGGCGACGATCGGGTTCTACTTCTTGCCGAACAACGAGCATTTCTACTGCCTCATGGAGGAGGTGAAGAGCTTCGTGAATCCTGACTGTTAA
- the LOC126617288 gene encoding pentatricopeptide repeat-containing protein At2g30780-like: MKRVWKLSDAAQSELLSRHRSSAAAAASKTLQHPPYAFTLTNSPSYRLTRDVNAQTHSSSAAAPSSSSPLISMSSIIDLFRDKPSPQDLRAREDLARTASELRDELVQNIGDSEKIVRVLEEKGCSSLWEWKDGLGVVELLNQLRSWPQLALEVFEWRRRQVASSTSMSAEEYAKAIIIAGKAKNVELALELFTEAINKRIKTTSIYNALMSAYMFNGHTAKCQSLFRDLKKEPDCCPTIVTYNILISVFGRLMLVDHMEATVRGLKDLGLSPNLSTYNHLIAGYVTAWMWNSMEKTFQKMKEGPVSPDISTHLLMLRGYAHSGNLAKMEETYELVKHHVDDKEMPLIRAMICAYCKSSVTDKVEKIHKLMKLIPENEYRPWLNVNLIKVYAQENCLEAMEKSINEAFERKTAVHTAGVMRCIISSYFRCNEVDRLESFVKRAEFARWRTCRSLYHCQLVMYAAQNRLKEMENVLIQMENLNMPCTKKTFVILYRAYLMCGQRYKVAQIRGLMWKHGYEMPFDSLLS; this comes from the exons ATGAAGCGAGTTTGGAAGCTATCCGACGCCGCCCAATCTGAGCTCCTCTCCCGTCACAGATCCTCCGCTGCCGCCGCCGCCTCCAAAACCCTACAACACCCCCCCTACGCTTTCACCCTCACCAACTCCCCAAGTTACAGATTAACCCGCGACGTCAATGCTCAGACCCACtcctcctccgccgccgccccgtcttcttcttctccgctcATCTCCATGTCGAGCATCATTGACTTGTTCAGAGACAAGCCCTCGCCGCAAGACCTGAGGGCCAGGGAGGATCTGGCCCGGACGGCGTCGGAGTTGAGGGACGAATTGGTTCAGAATATTGGGGATTCTGAGAAgattgttagggttttggaaGAGAAGGGATGCTCCTCCCTGTGGGAATGGAAGGACGGATTGGGTGTCGTTGAGCTTCTGAATCAGCTGCGTTCGTGGCCTCAATTGGCTCTGGAG GTTTTTGAGTGGAGAAGACGGCAGGTTGCTAGTAGCACTTCTATGAGTGCAGAGGAATATGCCAAGGCTATTATAATAGCTGGTAAAGCTAAGAATGTAGAACTTGCCCTTGAGTTATTTACTGAGGCTATAAACAAGCGGATCAAGACAACTTCTATTTATAATGCACTGATGAGTGCCTATATGTTCAATGGTCATACTGCTAAATGTCAGTCTTTGTTTCGGGACCTCAAGAAGGAACCAGATTGCTGTCCTACTATTGTAACGTACAACATTCTTATTTCTGTATTTGGTCGTTTGATGCTGGTTGACCATATGGAGGCAACAGTCCGGGGTTTAAAGGATTTAGGTTTGTCGCCTAATTTAAGCACATACAATCATTTGATTGCTGGATATGTAACAGCTTGGATGTGGAATAGTATGGAAAAAACTTTCCAAAAGATGAAGGAGGGCCCTGTTAGTCCCGATATTAGCACCCACTTGCTAATGCTTCGAGGGTATGCTCATTCAGGTAATTTGGCAAAGATGGAGGAAACATATGAGTTGGTAAAACATCACGTAGATGATAAGGAAATGCCATTGATAAGAGCTATGATATGTGCATATTGCAAGAGTTCTGTGACAGACAAAGTGGAAAAGATTCACAAACTAATGAAACTTATACCAGAAAATGAATATAGACCTTGGTTGAATGTGAATCTGATTAAAGTTTATGCTCAAGAGAATTGCTTGGAGGCGATGGAGAAGTCAATAAATGAGGCATTTGAGCGTAAAACTGCTGTACATACTGCAGGTGTGATGCGATGTATAATTTCAAGTTATTTCCGATGCAATGAAGTGGACAGACTTGAAAGTTTTGTGAAGCGTGCAGAATTTGCTAGGTGGAGAACTTGCAGGTCCCTATATCATTGTCAGTTGGTCATGTATGCAGCACAAAACCGCTTAAAGGAAATGGAGAATGTGCTTATTCAGATGGAGAATTTAAACATGCCCTGTACCAAAAAGACATTCGTGATACTGTACAGAGCCTACTTAATGTGTGGTCAAAGATATAAGGTGGCACAAATACGAGGATTAATGTGGAAGCATGGATATGAAATGCCTTTTGATTCATTGTTATCATGA